A genomic stretch from Oleomonas cavernae includes:
- a CDS encoding 3-deoxy-D-manno-octulosonic acid transferase, producing the protein MTPALYRLLTWVATPFVRPLLERRRRRGKEDAARLPERLGYAGLPRPAGPLVWIHGASVGEAQSVLGLIRRLAGGTPAVSVLMTTGTVTSASLMASRLAAGAFHQYVPVDQPQAVRRFLDHWRPDLALWVESELWPNLVLDTNRRGVPMALINGRMSQASFEGWRKRPGLIRPMLDCFRFVLPQSNVDAAHFTALGAGDVRTLGNLKFDAPALTADPAALAQLAASMDERPRWLAASTHAGEELAAGRVHAALKARVPGLLTIVVPRHPERGEEVADSLAALGLTVARRRSGDVITGDTDIYLADTLGELGLFYRLCAISFIGGSLVPHGGQNPLEPARLGNAIVTGPHMGNFSETLGLLKAGGAVVEVPDEAGLAAAVEALLSDEDRVAALAAAARAVALQGDGVLDRVLAALKPLVDEAASRARP; encoded by the coding sequence GTGACGCCGGCGCTGTATCGCCTGCTGACCTGGGTGGCGACGCCGTTCGTCCGGCCGCTGCTGGAACGCCGCCGCCGCCGTGGCAAGGAAGACGCGGCCCGCCTGCCTGAACGCTTGGGCTACGCCGGCCTGCCCCGGCCGGCGGGGCCGCTGGTCTGGATCCACGGCGCCAGCGTCGGCGAGGCGCAATCCGTGCTGGGCCTGATTCGCCGGCTTGCCGGTGGCACGCCGGCGGTATCGGTGCTGATGACCACGGGGACGGTGACCTCGGCCAGCCTGATGGCGTCGCGCCTGGCTGCCGGCGCCTTCCACCAGTATGTCCCGGTCGACCAGCCCCAGGCGGTCAGGCGCTTCCTCGATCACTGGCGCCCCGACCTCGCTCTGTGGGTGGAGAGCGAGCTGTGGCCCAACCTGGTGCTCGACACCAACCGGCGCGGCGTACCCATGGCCCTGATCAACGGCCGCATGTCGCAGGCCAGTTTCGAGGGTTGGCGCAAGCGGCCGGGCCTGATCCGGCCGATGCTGGACTGCTTCCGCTTCGTGCTGCCGCAATCGAATGTGGACGCCGCGCATTTCACCGCCCTGGGCGCCGGCGACGTTCGCACCCTGGGCAACCTGAAATTCGATGCCCCGGCCCTGACCGCCGATCCGGCAGCCCTGGCGCAACTCGCCGCCAGCATGGACGAGCGGCCCCGCTGGCTGGCCGCCTCGACCCACGCGGGCGAGGAGCTTGCCGCCGGCCGCGTTCACGCGGCCCTGAAAGCCCGCGTGCCGGGCCTGCTGACGATCGTGGTGCCGCGCCACCCGGAGCGTGGCGAGGAAGTCGCCGATAGCCTGGCTGCGCTGGGCCTTACCGTGGCCCGCCGCCGGTCCGGCGATGTGATCACCGGTGATACCGACATCTACCTGGCCGATACGCTGGGCGAGCTGGGCCTGTTCTACCGGCTCTGCGCGATCAGTTTCATCGGCGGCAGCCTGGTGCCGCATGGCGGGCAGAATCCGCTGGAGCCGGCGCGGCTGGGCAATGCCATCGTCACCGGCCCGCACATGGGCAACTTCAGCGAAACCCTGGGCCTGTTGAAGGCCGGCGGTGCCGTGGTCGAAGTGCCGGACGAGGCCGGCCTCGCCGCGGCCGTCGAAGCCCTGCTGTCCGACGAGGACCGGGTCGCCGCACTCGCCGCCGCCGCCAGGGCCGTGGCCCTGCAAGGCGACGGCGTGCTGGACCGCGTGCTGGCCGCGCTGAAGCCGCTGGTCGACGAGGCGGCGTCTCGTGCGCGCCCCTGA